A single region of the Ictalurus punctatus breed USDA103 chromosome 17, Coco_2.0, whole genome shotgun sequence genome encodes:
- the med13b gene encoding mediator of RNA polymerase II transcription subunit 13-like isoform X1 has protein sequence MSSCFVPNGASLEDCHSNLFCLADLTGIKWKCFVWQGPTSSPIVFPVTEEDPILCSFSRCLKADVLSVWRRHQTPGRRELWLFWWGDDPNFAELIHHELSSNEDGVWESGLTYECRTLLFKAIHNLLERCLMNRCFVRIGKWFVKPYEKDEKPINKSEHLSCSFTFFLHGDNNVCTSVEINQHQPVYLLSEEHLTQAQHSSSPVQVILSPYGLNGTLTGQSFKLSDPPTQKLIEEWKQFYPIGPNTKETPEDKLDDLDWEDDSLAAVEVLVAGVRMVYPACLVLVAQSDIPAPAAASSSGAMITPGGHHSHGAHRESALSSVTLTPPTSPEEAQKVSQPAPRWTKISSAADGFSLDSTSHHGGKVPRKLASHLLEAVWQECNVNRAQNKRKFSAIASGVCEEEMDKAGVWDFVERYQRMQCNCSRHKNLKQRTSNTPGLPLPAGQPSQLPSKYKVAEKPEKAEKQQKRPQTPFHHRSSVGEDLSLEPDERSSHYRALHHGDVETSKTQTLHTSSRDMVGSPQPPPLSPHPCEREEDTPAELKRSSTPLHQQFYPPSSSEACLLPSKSPDRASFDPLTSEYTTAYPDSLEPTVYVGSAISPNEDTSHNPWRYFRLPGKRNMDLHPPQLPLDRLKQDSLDSAVSVTEMMASSATLKVSEERVKMYIQKKNQYLSVSGCDGEQEQDKDPYAFVEGDEEFSFTDKEKRPGAEPAKRNKRDDGSTSSTDDTHGSACSKPLPSTSLIHETDLAVSINDLDNLFNSDEDELTPGARKTGSGAEEKFGGKEPKPAAADTLSCLSAADLHQMFPTPPSLEQHIMGFSPMNMGSKDCGSVETGAGFTLADGPLLIGTFKMEVEEGLCSPKPSEIKDFSFVFKPDPSQVFVGSSLYAPLKTLPSQCLISLKLPEECVYRPSWTVGKLEMLQPVPAMSFLGKDSNIPSVGSAMELQDYTQTYTPQTHTPIQSSSAPPSNSGAGILPSPATPRFSAPTPRTPRTPRTPRGPASAQGSMKYDNSDLYSPASTPSTLRPLSSVEPATAPSVPEAHSLYVTLILSDSTMNLFKDCNFDSCCVCVCNMNIKGADAGVYISDTGLDSQYSTTETCSCGFSAVVNRRYANGAGLFLEDELDVVGRGTDAGREAEKHLEAQRHTSSVHLQDELLLLLQEQCSNPFPALCMPEPRVGLVPRPPRRLEERDYCSDCYLALEHGRQFMDNMSGGKVDETLVKNSCLHSWANRNAMDVSLLFSQDVLRMLLSLQPVLQDAIQKKRSVRSWGVQGPLTWQQFHKMAGRGSYGTDESPEPLPIPTFLVGYEYDFVVLSPFVLPYWEKLLLDPFGSQRDVGYVVVCPDNETLLTGAKTFFRDLTAVYEACRLGQHKPICKAHADGIVTVSTAGLRPQAEQPLSDWFFKMCNTINNDSITKLKLYAQVCRHDLAPYLAAQSLDSSLLSQRNPSSSSSSTSTVSQPASSSSTSTGPQNTSTVTSTSTASTNSSTAAPTSATSSNSQGLGGLGSNKPSSLPPFGAQGIQHAGAQNTGTIGDGPSAMSQPQAPPEPPERYTVLLKHCCLRGISIPEPPVDMSIALFFHSTMERDKVGVPTDGDSHAVSYPPAIVVYIVDPFSYEETSRGCNSSMWSLGLLYCYMEMLQFLPPHIRNAVSVQVVPCQYLLQPVRSEERHMYAQHLKSLAFSVYTQCRRPLPNSTNVKTLTGFGPGLAIDTALQSSERAEFVRLYTPPFVLAPVKDKQTELGETFGEAAQKHNVLFVAYCLSHDQRWLLASCTDQYGELLETCIISIDVPNRARRKKGSARRLGLQKLWEWCVSLVQVTSLPWRVVIGRLGRMGHGELQDWSILLSRRNLQSLSRRLKEMCRMCGISSADSPSILSACLVALEPQATFVIMPDSVSTGSVFGRSTALNMQTSQLNTPQDTSCTHILVFPTSAVVQVIDTPFNPIHDASDAMGGMDVILDLLVSENDVDPDLINILPNSPTTSPVHSPGSHYHHGGDGSKGQSTDRMESHDETPNILQQPMALGYFVSTAKAGPLPEWFWSSCPQAKNQCPLFLKASLHLHVSSVQSDELLHSKHSHPLDSNHTSDVLRFVLEQYNALSWLTCDPATQDRRSCLPVHFVVLNQMYNFIMNVL, from the exons ATGAGTTCTTGTTTTGTACCCAACGGGGCGAGCCTGGAGGACTGCCACTCCAACCTATTTTGTCTG GCTGACCTCACAGGCATCAAATGGAAGTGCTTTGTATGGCAAGGCCCCACATCTTCACCCATCGTCTTCCctgtgactgaggaagaccccATCCTGTGCAGCTTCAGCCGGTGCCTAAAGGCGGACGTGTTGAGCGTGTGGCGGCGGCACCAGACGCCCGGACGCCGAGAGCTCTGGCTCTTCTGGTGGGGCGACGATCCCAACTTTGCCGAGCTCATCCACCACGAGCTTTCGA GTAATGAAGACGGTGTGTGGGAAAGCGGTTTGACGTACGAGTGCCGCACACTGCTCTTCAAAGCCATCCACAACCTGCTGGAGCGCTGCCTCATGAACCGCTGCTTTGTGCGCATCGGCAAGTGGTTTGTCAAACCCTACGAGAAAGATGAGAAGCCCATCAACAAGAG CGAGCATCTTTCCTGTTCCTTCACCTTCTTCTTGCATGGAGACAACAACGTCTGTACCAGCGTGGAGATCAACCAGCATCAGCCTGTCTACTTGCTGAGCGAGGAACACCTGACTCAGGCCCAGCACAGCAGCAGCCCAGTGCAAG TCATTCTCAGTCCATATGGTCTGAACGGGACACTTACGGGCCAGTCCTTTAAGCTTTCTGATCCGCCGACACAAAAGTTAATAGAAGAGTGGAAGCAGTTTTATCCCATTGGCCCCAACACCAAGGAGACCCCAGAAGACAAGTTGGACGACTTGGACTGGGAAGATGATTCGTTGGCTGCTGTGGAGGTTCTTGTCG cTGGAGTCAGGATGGTGTACCCGGCGTGCTTGGTGCTTGTAGCCCAGTCGGATATTCCGGCCCCGGCCGCAGCGAGCTCCTCCGGCGCTATGATTACCCCGGGAGGACATCATAGTCACGGCGCACACCGAGAATCTGCACTCTCCTCAGTTACGCTCACTCCTCCAACTTCACCAGAGGAGGCTCAAAAAG TTTCTCAGCCTGCTCCGAGGTGGACAAAGATTTCCTCAGCAGCTGATGGCTTCAGCTTGGACAGTACTAGTCATCATGGGGGTAAAGTTCCTCGCAAGTTGGCCAGTCATTTGTTGGAGGCAGTGTGGCAGGAATGCAATGTCAACCGTGCTCAGAacaa GAGAAAGTTCTCAGCTATAGCCAGTGGTGTATGTGAGGAGGAGATGGACAAAGCTGGTGTTTGGGATTTTGTTGAACGCTATCAAAGGATGCAGTGCAATTGCTCAAG ACATAAGAACCTGAAGCAACGTACGAGTAACACTCCTGGACTTCCCCTCCCTGCTGGCCAGCCCTCTCAACTCCCCTCCAAATACAAAGTGGCAGAGAAACCAGAGAAAGCAGAGAAGCAGCAGAAGAGGCCTCAAACGCCCTTCCACCACCGCAGCTCTGTGGGTGAGGACTTGAGCCTGGAGCCAGACGAAAGAAGCAGCCATTATCGTGCCCTTCACCATGGGGATGTTGAGACAAGCAAAACTCAAACCCTGCACACATCATCCAGAGACATGGTTGGCTCACCTCAGCCTCCACCGCTCAGCCCACATCCCTGTGAACGAGAGGAAGACACACCAGCAGAGCTGAAACGCTCTTCCACCCCACTTCATCAACAGTTCTACCCTCCCTCTTCTTCTGAGGCCTGCCTTCTACCTTCGAAAAGCCCAGATCGCGCTTCCTTTGACCCTTTGACCTCGGAGTATACTACAGCTTACCCAGACTCTCTGGAACCCACAGTGTATGTTGGCTCAGCCATCAGCCCCAACGAGGACACGAGCCACAACCCTTGGAGGTACTTCAGACTCCCTGGCAAAAGAAATATGGACCTTCATCCTCCTCAGCTTCCTCTGGACAGACTGAAGCAGGACAGCCTGGACAGCGCTGTTTCTGTCACAGA GATGATGGCTTCCTCTGCGACTCTGAAGGTGTCAGAGGAGCGGGTGAAGATGTACATTCAGAAGAAGAACCAGTATCTCTCGGTATCTGGGTGCGATGGAGAGCAGGAGCAGGATAAAGATCCCTACGCTTTTGTGGAGGGAGATGAGGAGTTCTCTTTCACTGATAAGGAGAAGAGGCCTGGAGCAGAACCTGCAAAGAGAAACAAG AGGGACGATGGTAGCACGTCTTCAACCGATG ACACTCACGGCTCAGCCTGCAGTAAGCCTCTCCCCTCCACCAGCCTAATACATGAGACCGACCTGGCTGTGTCAATAAATGATCTGGATAATCTCTTCAACTCGGATGAAGATGAGCTTACG CCTGGAGCCAGGAAAACTGGGAGTGGAGCAGAGGAGAAATTTGGTGGCAAGGAGCCCAAACCAGCAGCAGCAGACACTCTGTCATGTTTAA gtgctgcAGATCTACACCAGATGTTTCCAACACCTCCGTCTCTCGAGCAACACATCATGGGCTTCTCCCCCATGAACATGGGTAGTAAGGACTGTGGTTCTGTGGAAACTGGGGCAGGATTCACTCTGGCAGATGGGCCATTGCTCATTGGAACTTTTAAAATGGAGGTGGAGGAAGGCCTCTGCAGCCCCAAGCCCTCAGAGATCAAG gatTTCTCATTTGTATTTAAGCCAGATCCTAGTCAGGTTTTCGTGGGCAGCTCTCTGTACGCTCCCTTAAAGACACTTCCTAGTCAATGCCTGATTTCCCTCAAGCTGCCGGAGGAGTGTGTCTACCGGCCCAGCTGGACTGTCGGCAAACTGGAGATGCTGCAGCCAGTGCCTGCCATGTCTTTCCTTGGCAAGGACAG TAACATTCCTAGTGTAGGCAGTGCCATGGAGCTGCAAgactacacacaaacatacacccCTCAGACCCACACCCCTATCCAGTCCAGCAGCGCCCCGCCTAGCAACAGCGGTGCAGGTATCCTACCATCACCAGCCACGCCGCGCTTTTCAGCACCCACACCGAGGACACCACGTACCCCCCGCACCCCGCGTGGCCCTGCTAGCGCCCAGGGCTCGATGAAATACGACAACTCTGACCTGTATTCTCCCGCCTCCACCCCATCCACCCTCAGGCCTCTCAGCTCGGTGGAACCAGCTACAGCGCCATCGGTGCCTGAGGCCCACAGCCTCTATGTCACGCTCATCCTCTCCGACTCAACCATGAACTTGTTTAAAGACTGTAATTTTGACAGttgctgtgtgtgcgtgtgcaacATGAACATCAAGGGTGCTGACGCAGGTGTTTACATTAGTGACACAGGCCTGGATTCGCAATACTCCACCACAGAAACTTGCTCCTGTGGCTTCAGTGCCGTCGTCAACCGACGCTACGCAAATGGCGCTGGCCTCTTTCTTGAGGATGAGCTAGACGTTGTGGGCAGGGGCACAGATGCTGGCCGAGAAGCAGAAAAGCACCTGGAAGCACAGCGGCATACTTCCTCAGTACACCTCCAAGACGAGCTCCTCCTTCTGTTGCAGGAGCAGTGCTCCAACCCCTTTCCCGCTCTGTGCATGCCAGAGCCCAGGGTCGGCTTGGTACCAAGGCCGCCTCGGCGCCTGGAGGAGAGGGACTACTGCAGTGACTGCTACCTGGCACTGGAGCATGGTCGTCAGTTCATGGACAACATGTCTGGAGGGAAAGTAGATGAAACGTTGGTCAAGAACTCGTGTTTGCACTCCTGGGCCAATCGTAATG ccATGGATGTGAGCTTGCTGTTTTCTCAGGATGTGCTAAGGATGTTACTGTCTCTGCAGCCTGTGCTGCAGGACGCCATCCAGAAGAAGCGATCTGTGCGCTCCTGGGGTGTCCAGGGTCCCCTTACTTGGCAGCAGTTCCACAAGATGGCTGGCAGGGGATCTTATG GTACGGATGAATCTCCTGAGCCGTTACCCATACCGACGTTCCTAGTCGGTTATGAGTATGACTTTGTGGTTCTGTCACCTTTTGTCCTGCCCTATTGGGAGAAGCTGCTACTGGACCCCTTTGGTTCTCAGAGAGATGTCGGCTACGTGGTGGTGTGTCCTGACAACGAGACTCTGCTGACTGGTGCTAAAACTTTCTTCAGAGACTTGACTGCAGTCTATGAG GCGTGTCGGCTTGGGCAGCACAAGCCCATCTGCAAGGCCCACGCTGATGGGATAGTAACAGTGAGTACTGCTGGCTTGAGACCTCAGGCAGAGCAACCGCTCAGTGACTGGTTCTTCAAAATGTGCAACACCATCAACAACGACTCCATAACAAAACTTAAACTCTACGCACAAGTGTGCCGGCATGACTTGG CTCCATACCTGGCAGCCCAGTCTTTAGACAGCTCCTTGCTCTCTCAGCGGAACCCTtcgtcgtcctcctcctccacctcaaCAGTTTCACAACCTGCCAGCTCCAGCAGCACCTCCACAGGCCCTCAGAACACCTCCACTGTCACCAGCACCTCCACAGCCAGCACTAACAGCAGCACTGCAGCACCCACCTCTGCCACCTCCTCAAACTCTCAGGGTTTGGGAGGCTTAGGATCTAATAAGCCTagttctctccctccctttggCGCGCAAGGAATTCAGCATGCTGGAGCCCAGAACACAGGCACTATAGGGGATGGCCCATCAGCCATGAGCCAGCCGCAGGCTCCTCCTGAGCCCCCTGAGAGGTACACTGTTCTCCTAAAACATTGCTGCTTAAGAGGTATATCAATCCCAGAGCCTCCAGTTGATATGAGCATTGccttattttttcacagcactatggAGAGGGACAAAGTGGGAGTGCCAACAGATGGAGACTCCCATGCTGTCAGCTACCCTCCTGCTATAGTGGTCTACATAGTGGACCCGTTTAGCTATGAGGAGACGAGCAGAGGCTGCAACTCTAGCATGTGGAGTCTGGGACTCCTCTACTGCTATATGGAGATGCTGCAGTTTTTGCCTCCTCATATACGGAATGCCGTGTCTGTGCAA gtGGTTCCCTGCCAGTATCTGCTGCAGCCGGTACGGAGTGAGGAGAGGCATATGTATGCCCAGCATTTGAAGTCCCTGGCTTTCTCTGTGTACACACAGTGCAGGAGGCCTCTCCCAAACTCCACAAATGTCAAAACACTAACAGGTTTTGGCCCTGGACTTGCCATAGACACTGCGTTACAGAGCTCCGAG AGGGCAGAGTTTGTGCGTCTCTACACACCACCGTTCGTCCTGGCTCCAGTGAAGGACAAGCAGACAGAGTTGGGTGAGACCTTTGGCGAGGCAGCTCAAAAACACAACGTCCTCTTTGTGGCCTACTGTTTATCTCATGACCAACGCTGGCTGCTGGCCAGTTGCACCGACCAGTACGGAGAGCTGCTGGAGACTTGCATCATCAGCATAGACGTGCCCAACCG AGCCCGGAGGAAAAAGGGCTCGGCCCGTCGACTTGGCCTTCAGAAGCTCTGGGAGTGGTGTGTGAGCCTGGTGCAGGTGACCTCACTGCCTTGGCGAGTCGTGATTGGTCGGCTTGGTAGAATGGGTCACGGGGAGTTGCAAG ATTGGAGCATCCTGCTAAGCAGGCGTAACCTGCAGTCTCTGAGTCGCCGCTTGAAGGAAATGTGCAGGATGTGTGGCATCTCATCAGCAGACAGTCCCAGCATTCTTAGTGCCTGCTTAGTTGCACTAGAGCCTCAGGCAACATTTGTCATTATGCCAG ACTCTGTGTCTACTGGTTCCGTGTTTGGTCGTAGCACTGCTCTGAACATGCAGACATCACAGCTGAACACACCTCAGGACACCTCTTGCACCCACATATTGGTGTTCCCCACCTCTGCTGTAGTCCAGGTCATTGACACGCCTTTCAATCCCATTCACG ATGCATCAGACGCCATGGGCGGTATGGATGTGATCCTGGACTTGCTTGTGTCCGAGAACGACGTAGACCCTGACCTCATTAATATATTACCCAATTCTCCAACCACCTCCCCAGTGCACTCGCCTGGCTCACACTACCACCACGGAGGAGACGGCAGCAAG GGCCAGAGTACAGACCGCATGGAGTCTCACGATGAAACTCCCAACATCCTGCAGCAGCCAATGGCACTGGGTTACTTTGTGTCCACAGCCAAAGCAGGGCCGTTGCCCGAATGGTTTTGGTCCTCCTGCCCTCAGGCCAAGAACCAGTGCCCCCTCTTCCTGaag GCGTCTTTACACCTGCACGTTTCCTCAGTGCAGTCTGACGAGCTGCTGCACAGTAAACACTCCCACCCTCTCGACTCCAACCACACCTCAGATGTGCTCAG GTTTGTCCTGGAGCAGTACAACGCCCTCTCCTGGCTAACCTGTGACCCTGCCACGCAAGACCGCCGCTCTTGTCTCCCTGTGCACTTTGTGGTGCTTAACCAGATGTACAACTTCATCATGAACGTGCTATAA